A genomic region of Xiphophorus couchianus chromosome 18, X_couchianus-1.0, whole genome shotgun sequence contains the following coding sequences:
- the LOC114161568 gene encoding clathrin heavy chain 1 isoform X2 — MAQILPIRFQEHLQLQNLGINPANIGFSTLTMESDKFICVREKVGEQAQVVIIDMADPNNPIRRPISADSAIMNPASKVIALKAAKTLQIFNIEMKSKMKAHTMTDDVTFWKWISLNTVALVTDNAVYHWSMEGDSQPIKVFDRHSSLAGCQIINYRTDAKQKWLLLIGISAQQNRVVGAMQLYSVDRKVSQPIEGHAAGFAQFKMEGNTEESTLFCFAVRGQAGGKLHIIEVGTPPSGNQPFPKKAVDVFFPPEAQNDFPVAMQISSKQDVVFLITKYGYIHLYDLETGTCIYMNRISGETIFVTAPHEPTAGIIGVNRKGQVLSVCVEEENIIPYITNVLQNPDLALRMAVRNNLAGAEELFARKFNTLFAAGNYSEAAKVAANAPKGILRTPDTIRRFQSVPAQPGQTSPLLQYFGILLDQGQLNKFESLELCRPVLQQGRKQLLEKWLKEDKLECSEELGDLVKSVDPTLALSVYLRANVPNKVIQCFAETGQFQKIVLYAKKVGYTPDWIFLLRNVMRISPEQGLQFSQMLVQDEEPLADITQIVDVFMEYNLIQQCTSFLLDALKNNRPMEGPLQTRLLEMNLVHAPQVADAILGNQMFTHYDRAHVAQLCEKAGLLQRALEHYTDLYDIKRAVVHTHLLNPEWLVNFFGSLSVEDSLECLRAMLSANIRQNLQICVQVASKYHEQLSTQSLTELFESFKSFEGLFYFLGSIVNFSQDPEVHFKYIQAACKTGQIKEVERICRESNCYDPERVKNFLKEAKLTDQLPLIIVCDRFDFVHDLVLYLYRNSLQKYIEIYVQKVNPSRLPVVIGGLLDVDCAEDVIKNLIMVVRGQFSTDELVAEVEKRNRLKLLLPWLEARIHEGCEEPATHNALAKIYIDSNNNPERFLRENPFYDSRVVGKYCEKRDPHLACVAYERGQCDQELIHVCNENSLFKSLSRYLVRRKNPELWASVLLETNNYRRPLIDQVVQTALSETQDPEEVSVTVKAFMTADLPNELIELLEKIVLDNSVFSEHRNLQNLLILTAIKADRTRVMEYINRLDNYDAPDIANIAISNELFEEAFAIFRKFDVNTSAVQVLIEHIGNLDRAYEFAERCNEPPVWSQLAKAQLQKGMVKEAIDSYIKADDPSAYMEVGQAAAQSGNWEDLVKFLQMARKKARESYVETELIFALAKTNRLAELEEFINGPNNAHIQQVGDRCYDDKMYEAAKLLYNNVSNFGRLASTLVHLGEYQAAVDGARKANSTRTWKEVCFACVDGKEFRLAQMCGLHIVVHADELEELINYYQDRGYFEELITMLEAALGLERAHMGMFTELAILYSKFKPQKMREHLELFWSRVNIPKVLRAAEQAHLWAELVFLYDKYEEYDNAIITMMNHPADAWKEGQFKDIVTKVANVELYYKAIQFYLEFKPLLLNDLLIVLSPRLDHTRAVNFFSKMKQLPLVKTYLRSVQNHNNKAVNEALNNLFINEEDYAALRTSIDAYDNFDNISLAQSLEKHELIEFRRIAAYLFKGNNRWKQSVELCKKDKLYKDAMQYASESKDTELAEELLAWFLNEDKKECFAACLFTCYDLLRPDVVLETAWRHNIMDFSMPYFIQVMREYLSKVDAIKEKVDKLEASESLRKQEEQATESQPIVYGTPQLMLTAGPNMAVPPQQAYGYGYTGAPAYGQPPQPSFGYGM, encoded by the exons CAGATCATCAACTACCGTACTGATGCCAAACAGAAGTGGTTGCTCCTCATTGGTATCTCAGCTCAG cAAAACCGTGTTGTTGGTGCCATGCAGTTGTACTCTGTGGACAGGAAAGTCTCCCAGCCTATTGAAGGCCATGCTGCTGGCTTTGCACAATTTAAGATGGAGGGCAACACCGAAGAATCAACTCTGTTCTGCTTTGCTGTGCGGGGACAAGCAGGAGGAAAA CTTCATATTATTGAAGTTGGAACCCCGCCAAGTGGAAACCAACCATTCCCCAAAAAAGCCgtggatgttttctttcctcCGGAAGCCCAGAATGACTTCCCTGTTGCTATGCAG ATCAGCTCCAAGCAAGATGTCGTTTTTCTCATCACAAAGTATGGCTACATCCACCTGTATGATCTGGAGACCGGAACTTGCATCTACATGAACCGGATCAGCGGGGAGACCATTTTCGTCACTGCCCCACATGAACCCACTGCTGGGATCATTGGAGTTAACAGGAAAGGACag gTGCTTTCGGTGTGTGTGGAGGAGGAAAATATAATTCCCTACATCACCAACGTGCTCCAGAACCCAGACCTGGCTCTACGCATGGCTGTACGCAACAACCTTGCTGGTGCTGAGGAACTATTTGCTCGCAAGTTTAACACCCTGTTTGCTGCAGGAAATTACTCAGAAGCAGCCAAGGTGGCAGCCAATGCTCCTAAG GGCATCCTGCGGACTCCAGATACCATTCGGAGGTTCCAAAGTGTTCCAGCACAACCGGGCCAGACTTCTCCTTTGCTCCAGTACTTTGGCATCCTGCTGGACCAAGGCCAGCTCAATAAGTTTGAGTCTCTGGAGCTCTGCAGGCCTGTTCTTCAGCAGGGCCGCAAGCAGCTACTGGAGAAATGGCTGAAGGAGGATAAG CTGGAATGTTCTGAGGAGCTCGGAGACCTGGTGAAGTCTGTTGATCCCACTCTGGCCCTCAGTGTGTATCTCAGAGCAAACGTCCCCAATAAAGTCATTCAGTGCTTTGCAGAGACTGGACAGTTTCAGAAGATTGTTCTTTATGCCAAGAAG GTGGGCTACACACCAGACTGGATCTTCTTGTTGAGGAACGTTATGCGGATCAGTCCAGAGCAAGGTCTCCAGTTCTCCCAGATGCTGGTGCAGGACGAGGAACCTCTTGCTGATATTACACAG ATTGTTGACGTATTTATGGAGTACAACCTGATCCAGCAGTGCACCTCATTTTTACTAGATGCTCTAAAAAACAACAGACCCATGGAAGGACCGCTGCAGACACGTTTACTGGAAATGAACTTGGTTCATGCTCCACAG GTGGCAGACGCCATCCTTGGCAATCAGATGTTCACCCACTATGACCGCGCCCATGTGGCACAGCTGTGTGAGAAGGCTGGCCTCCTGCAGAGGGCACTGGAGCATTACACAGACCTGTATGACATAAAGCGAGCCGTGGTGCACACACACCTTCTCAACCCAGAG TGGTTGGTGAATTTCTTCGGCTCCCTCTCTGTGGAGGACTCCTTGGAGTGTCTGAGAGCCATGCTGTCAGCCAACATCCGCCAGAACCTGCAGATCTGTGTGCAGGTGGCTTCAAAGTACCATGAACAGCTCAGTACTCAGTCCCTCACTGAGCTGTTTGAGTCATTCAAGAGCTTTGAAG GATTATTCTACTTCCTGGGTTCTATAGTGAACTTTAGTCAAGATCCAGAGGTCCACTTCAAATATATTCAAGCTGCCTGCAAAACTGGCCAGATTAAAGAGGTGGAGAGAATCTGTCGAGAGAGTAACTGCTACGACCCAGAACGGGTGAAGAACTTCCTGAAG GAGGCCAAACTTACTGACCAGCTTCCTTTAATCATTGTATGTGACCGCTTTGATTTTGTCCATGACCTGGTCCTCTACCTGTATCGCAACAGCCTTCAGAAATACATCGAGATCTACGTTCAGAAG GTGAACCCAAGTCGTCTGCCGGTGGTCATCGGAGGTTTATTGGACGTGGACTGTGCTGAGGATGTGATTAAGAACCTGATCATGGTGGTTAGGGGGCAGTTTTCCACAGATGAACTTGTTGCTGAAGTAGAGAAAAGAAATCG TCTGAAGTTGCTGCTGCCCTGGTTGGAGGCTCGTATCCATGAAGGCTGCGAGGAACCTGCTACCCACAATGCTTTGGCCAAGATCTACATCGACAGCAACAACAACCCTGAGCGCTTTCTAAGGGAGAACCCTTTTTACGACAGCCGTGTTGTGGGCAAATACTGCGAGAAAAGAGACCCCCACCTGGCCTGCGTGGCTTACGAGAGAGGACAGTGTGACCAAGAACTCATTCAT GTGTGCAATGAAAACTCGCTGTTCAAGAGTCTGTCCCGCTACCTTGTACGACGCAAGAACCCTGAGCTGTGGGCGAGTGTCCTCCTGGAGACCAACAACTACAGAAGACCCCTTATTGACCAG GTGGTCCAGACAGCATTATCAGAGACTCAGGATCCAGAGGAAGTATCCGTCACAGTGAAGGCTTTCATGACGGCCGACCTGCCCAATGAACTCATtgagctgctggaaaagattgTGCTGGACAATTCTGTCTTCAGTGAGCACAG AAACCTGCAGAACCTGCTCATTCTGACGGCCATTAAAGCTGACAGAACTCGTGTTATGGAGTACATTAATCGCCTTGACAACTACGATGCCCCAGACATAGCAAATATTGCCATCAGTAACGAGCTGTTTGAGGAGGCCTTTGCAATTTTCAGGAAGTTTGACGTTAACACCTCTGCTGTTCAG GTTCTGATTGAGCACATTGGAAACTTAGACAGGGCATATGAATTTGCCGAGCGTTGCAATGAGCCTCCAGTGTGGAGTCAGCTGGCCAAGGCCCAGCTGCAGAAGGGAATGGTCAAGGAAGCCATTGACTCCTACATCAAGGCTGACGACCCGTCTGCTTACATGGAGGTGGGACAGGCTGCAGCCCAAAGTG GAAACTGGGAGGATCTGGTAAAGTTCTTGCAGATGGCTCGTAAGAAGGCTCGGGAGTCGTATGTTGAGACGGAGCTGATCTTCGCTTTGGCCAAAACCAATCGTCTGGCAGAGCTGGAAGAGTTCATCAACGGTCCCAACAACGCTCACATTCAGCAA gTGGGCGATCGTTGTTATGACGACAAGATGTACGAAGCGGCCAAGCTGCTTTACAACAACGTCTCCAACTTTGGCCGTCTGGCCTCCACGTTGGTGCATTTGGGAGAATACCAGGCAGCCGTAGATGGAGCGCGCAAAGCCAACAGCACCCGCACCTGGAAGGAG GTGTGTTTTGCCTGTGTAGATGGGAAGGAGTTCCGTCTTGCCCAGATGTGCGGTCTGCACATCGTCGTCCATGCAGACGAGCTGGAGGAACTAATCAACTACTACCAG GACCGCGGTTATTTTGAGGAGCTGATCACCATGCTTGAAGCCGCTCTGGGTCTGGAACGCGCCCACATGGGAATGTTCACTGAGCTGGCCATCCTCTATTCCAAGTTTAAGCCACAGAAAATGAGGGAACACCTGGAGCTCTTCTGGTCCCGCGTCAACATTCCTAAA GTTCTCAGGGCAGCTGAGCAGGCCCACCTCTGGGCTGAGCTGGTGTTCCTCTATGACAAGTATGAGGAATATGACAACGCCATCATCACCATGATGAACCATCCAGCTGACGCCTGGAAGGAGGGTCAATTCAAAGATATTGTCACCAAG GTGGCGAATGTAGAGCTGTACTACAAGGCCATCCAGTTTTATCTGGAGTTCAAGCCGTTGTTACTGAACGACCTGCTCATCGTGCTCTCTCCCCGGTTGGACCACACCCGGGCCGTGAACTTCTTCAGCAAG ATGAAGCAGCTGCCTCTCGTTAAAACGTACCTGCGGTCGGTCCAGAATCACAACAACAAGGCAGTAAATGAGGCACTCAACAACCTCTTCATTAATGAGGAAGACTACGCG GCTTTGCGAACATCCATCGACGCGTATGATAACTTCGACAACATCTCACTGGCTCAGAGCCTGGAGAAGCACGAACTGATCGAATTCAGGAGGATTGCTGCTTATCTTTTCAAGGGCAACAACCGCTGGAAGCAGAGCGTTGAGCTCTGCAAGAAGGACAAGCTCTACAAG GACGCCATGCAGTATGCATCAGAGTCCAAAGACACGGAGCTGGCCGAGGAGCTTCTGGCCTGGTTCCTGAACGAAGACAAAAAGGAGTGTTTCGCCGCATGCCTGTTCACCTGCTATGACCTGCTGCGGCCAGACGTGGTGCTGGAAACCGCCTGGCGACACAACATCATGGACTTCTCCATGCCATACTTCATCCAGGTCATGAGGGAGTATCTATCTAAG GTTGATGCGATAAAGGAAAAG GTGGACAAACTCGAAGCCTCTGAGTCTCTGAGGAAACAGGAGGAGCAGGCCACGGAATCTCAACCCATTGTTTACG gCACACCGCAGCTGATGCTAACAGCAGGGCCCAACATGGCCGTGCCTCCTCAGCAGGCGTATGGCTACGGCTACACGGGGGCACCAGCCTACGGCCAGCCGCCACAGCCCAGCTTTGGTTACGGCATGTGA
- the LOC114161568 gene encoding clathrin heavy chain 1 isoform X4, producing the protein MAQILPIRFQEHLQLQNLGINPANIGFSTLTMESDKFICVREKVGEQAQVVIIDMADPNNPIRRPISADSAIMNPASKVIALKAAKTLQIFNIEMKSKMKAHTMTDDVTFWKWISLNTVALVTDNAVYHWSMEGDSQPIKVFDRHSSLAGCQIINYRTDAKQKWLLLIGISAQQNRVVGAMQLYSVDRKVSQPIEGHAAGFAQFKMEGNTEESTLFCFAVRGQAGGKLHIIEVGTPPSGNQPFPKKAVDVFFPPEAQNDFPVAMQISSKQDVVFLITKYGYIHLYDLETGTCIYMNRISGETIFVTAPHEPTAGIIGVNRKGQVLSVCVEEENIIPYITNVLQNPDLALRMAVRNNLAGAEELFARKFNTLFAAGNYSEAAKVAANAPKGILRTPDTIRRFQSVPAQPGQTSPLLQYFGILLDQGQLNKFESLELCRPVLQQGRKQLLEKWLKEDKLECSEELGDLVKSVDPTLALSVYLRANVPNKVIQCFAETGQFQKIVLYAKKVGYTPDWIFLLRNVMRISPEQGLQFSQMLVQDEEPLADITQIVDVFMEYNLIQQCTSFLLDALKNNRPMEGPLQTRLLEMNLVHAPQVADAILGNQMFTHYDRAHVAQLCEKAGLLQRALEHYTDLYDIKRAVVHTHLLNPEWLVNFFGSLSVEDSLECLRAMLSANIRQNLQICVQVASKYHEQLSTQSLTELFESFKSFEGLFYFLGSIVNFSQDPEVHFKYIQAACKTGQIKEVERICRESNCYDPERVKNFLKEAKLTDQLPLIIVCDRFDFVHDLVLYLYRNSLQKYIEIYVQKVNPSRLPVVIGGLLDVDCAEDVIKNLIMVVRGQFSTDELVAEVEKRNRLKLLLPWLEARIHEGCEEPATHNALAKIYIDSNNNPERFLRENPFYDSRVVGKYCEKRDPHLACVAYERGQCDQELIHVCNENSLFKSLSRYLVRRKNPELWASVLLETNNYRRPLIDQVVQTALSETQDPEEVSVTVKAFMTADLPNELIELLEKIVLDNSVFSEHRNLQNLLILTAIKADRTRVMEYINRLDNYDAPDIANIAISNELFEEAFAIFRKFDVNTSAVQVLIEHIGNLDRAYEFAERCNEPPVWSQLAKAQLQKGMVKEAIDSYIKADDPSAYMEVGQAAAQSGNWEDLVKFLQMARKKARESYVETELIFALAKTNRLAELEEFINGPNNAHIQQVGDRCYDDKMYEAAKLLYNNVSNFGRLASTLVHLGEYQAAVDGARKANSTRTWKEVCFACVDGKEFRLAQMCGLHIVVHADELEELINYYQDRGYFEELITMLEAALGLERAHMGMFTELAILYSKFKPQKMREHLELFWSRVNIPKVLRAAEQAHLWAELVFLYDKYEEYDNAIITMMNHPADAWKEGQFKDIVTKVANVELYYKAIQFYLEFKPLLLNDLLIVLSPRLDHTRAVNFFSKMKQLPLVKTYLRSVQNHNNKAVNEALNNLFINEEDYAALRTSIDAYDNFDNISLAQSLEKHELIEFRRIAAYLFKGNNRWKQSVELCKKDKLYKDAMQYASESKDTELAEELLAWFLNEDKKECFAACLFTCYDLLRPDVVLETAWRHNIMDFSMPYFIQVMREYLSKVDKLEASESLRKQEEQATESQPIVYGTPQLMLTAGPNMAVPPQQAYGYGYTGAPAYGQPPQPSFGYGM; encoded by the exons CAGATCATCAACTACCGTACTGATGCCAAACAGAAGTGGTTGCTCCTCATTGGTATCTCAGCTCAG cAAAACCGTGTTGTTGGTGCCATGCAGTTGTACTCTGTGGACAGGAAAGTCTCCCAGCCTATTGAAGGCCATGCTGCTGGCTTTGCACAATTTAAGATGGAGGGCAACACCGAAGAATCAACTCTGTTCTGCTTTGCTGTGCGGGGACAAGCAGGAGGAAAA CTTCATATTATTGAAGTTGGAACCCCGCCAAGTGGAAACCAACCATTCCCCAAAAAAGCCgtggatgttttctttcctcCGGAAGCCCAGAATGACTTCCCTGTTGCTATGCAG ATCAGCTCCAAGCAAGATGTCGTTTTTCTCATCACAAAGTATGGCTACATCCACCTGTATGATCTGGAGACCGGAACTTGCATCTACATGAACCGGATCAGCGGGGAGACCATTTTCGTCACTGCCCCACATGAACCCACTGCTGGGATCATTGGAGTTAACAGGAAAGGACag gTGCTTTCGGTGTGTGTGGAGGAGGAAAATATAATTCCCTACATCACCAACGTGCTCCAGAACCCAGACCTGGCTCTACGCATGGCTGTACGCAACAACCTTGCTGGTGCTGAGGAACTATTTGCTCGCAAGTTTAACACCCTGTTTGCTGCAGGAAATTACTCAGAAGCAGCCAAGGTGGCAGCCAATGCTCCTAAG GGCATCCTGCGGACTCCAGATACCATTCGGAGGTTCCAAAGTGTTCCAGCACAACCGGGCCAGACTTCTCCTTTGCTCCAGTACTTTGGCATCCTGCTGGACCAAGGCCAGCTCAATAAGTTTGAGTCTCTGGAGCTCTGCAGGCCTGTTCTTCAGCAGGGCCGCAAGCAGCTACTGGAGAAATGGCTGAAGGAGGATAAG CTGGAATGTTCTGAGGAGCTCGGAGACCTGGTGAAGTCTGTTGATCCCACTCTGGCCCTCAGTGTGTATCTCAGAGCAAACGTCCCCAATAAAGTCATTCAGTGCTTTGCAGAGACTGGACAGTTTCAGAAGATTGTTCTTTATGCCAAGAAG GTGGGCTACACACCAGACTGGATCTTCTTGTTGAGGAACGTTATGCGGATCAGTCCAGAGCAAGGTCTCCAGTTCTCCCAGATGCTGGTGCAGGACGAGGAACCTCTTGCTGATATTACACAG ATTGTTGACGTATTTATGGAGTACAACCTGATCCAGCAGTGCACCTCATTTTTACTAGATGCTCTAAAAAACAACAGACCCATGGAAGGACCGCTGCAGACACGTTTACTGGAAATGAACTTGGTTCATGCTCCACAG GTGGCAGACGCCATCCTTGGCAATCAGATGTTCACCCACTATGACCGCGCCCATGTGGCACAGCTGTGTGAGAAGGCTGGCCTCCTGCAGAGGGCACTGGAGCATTACACAGACCTGTATGACATAAAGCGAGCCGTGGTGCACACACACCTTCTCAACCCAGAG TGGTTGGTGAATTTCTTCGGCTCCCTCTCTGTGGAGGACTCCTTGGAGTGTCTGAGAGCCATGCTGTCAGCCAACATCCGCCAGAACCTGCAGATCTGTGTGCAGGTGGCTTCAAAGTACCATGAACAGCTCAGTACTCAGTCCCTCACTGAGCTGTTTGAGTCATTCAAGAGCTTTGAAG GATTATTCTACTTCCTGGGTTCTATAGTGAACTTTAGTCAAGATCCAGAGGTCCACTTCAAATATATTCAAGCTGCCTGCAAAACTGGCCAGATTAAAGAGGTGGAGAGAATCTGTCGAGAGAGTAACTGCTACGACCCAGAACGGGTGAAGAACTTCCTGAAG GAGGCCAAACTTACTGACCAGCTTCCTTTAATCATTGTATGTGACCGCTTTGATTTTGTCCATGACCTGGTCCTCTACCTGTATCGCAACAGCCTTCAGAAATACATCGAGATCTACGTTCAGAAG GTGAACCCAAGTCGTCTGCCGGTGGTCATCGGAGGTTTATTGGACGTGGACTGTGCTGAGGATGTGATTAAGAACCTGATCATGGTGGTTAGGGGGCAGTTTTCCACAGATGAACTTGTTGCTGAAGTAGAGAAAAGAAATCG TCTGAAGTTGCTGCTGCCCTGGTTGGAGGCTCGTATCCATGAAGGCTGCGAGGAACCTGCTACCCACAATGCTTTGGCCAAGATCTACATCGACAGCAACAACAACCCTGAGCGCTTTCTAAGGGAGAACCCTTTTTACGACAGCCGTGTTGTGGGCAAATACTGCGAGAAAAGAGACCCCCACCTGGCCTGCGTGGCTTACGAGAGAGGACAGTGTGACCAAGAACTCATTCAT GTGTGCAATGAAAACTCGCTGTTCAAGAGTCTGTCCCGCTACCTTGTACGACGCAAGAACCCTGAGCTGTGGGCGAGTGTCCTCCTGGAGACCAACAACTACAGAAGACCCCTTATTGACCAG GTGGTCCAGACAGCATTATCAGAGACTCAGGATCCAGAGGAAGTATCCGTCACAGTGAAGGCTTTCATGACGGCCGACCTGCCCAATGAACTCATtgagctgctggaaaagattgTGCTGGACAATTCTGTCTTCAGTGAGCACAG AAACCTGCAGAACCTGCTCATTCTGACGGCCATTAAAGCTGACAGAACTCGTGTTATGGAGTACATTAATCGCCTTGACAACTACGATGCCCCAGACATAGCAAATATTGCCATCAGTAACGAGCTGTTTGAGGAGGCCTTTGCAATTTTCAGGAAGTTTGACGTTAACACCTCTGCTGTTCAG GTTCTGATTGAGCACATTGGAAACTTAGACAGGGCATATGAATTTGCCGAGCGTTGCAATGAGCCTCCAGTGTGGAGTCAGCTGGCCAAGGCCCAGCTGCAGAAGGGAATGGTCAAGGAAGCCATTGACTCCTACATCAAGGCTGACGACCCGTCTGCTTACATGGAGGTGGGACAGGCTGCAGCCCAAAGTG GAAACTGGGAGGATCTGGTAAAGTTCTTGCAGATGGCTCGTAAGAAGGCTCGGGAGTCGTATGTTGAGACGGAGCTGATCTTCGCTTTGGCCAAAACCAATCGTCTGGCAGAGCTGGAAGAGTTCATCAACGGTCCCAACAACGCTCACATTCAGCAA gTGGGCGATCGTTGTTATGACGACAAGATGTACGAAGCGGCCAAGCTGCTTTACAACAACGTCTCCAACTTTGGCCGTCTGGCCTCCACGTTGGTGCATTTGGGAGAATACCAGGCAGCCGTAGATGGAGCGCGCAAAGCCAACAGCACCCGCACCTGGAAGGAG GTGTGTTTTGCCTGTGTAGATGGGAAGGAGTTCCGTCTTGCCCAGATGTGCGGTCTGCACATCGTCGTCCATGCAGACGAGCTGGAGGAACTAATCAACTACTACCAG GACCGCGGTTATTTTGAGGAGCTGATCACCATGCTTGAAGCCGCTCTGGGTCTGGAACGCGCCCACATGGGAATGTTCACTGAGCTGGCCATCCTCTATTCCAAGTTTAAGCCACAGAAAATGAGGGAACACCTGGAGCTCTTCTGGTCCCGCGTCAACATTCCTAAA GTTCTCAGGGCAGCTGAGCAGGCCCACCTCTGGGCTGAGCTGGTGTTCCTCTATGACAAGTATGAGGAATATGACAACGCCATCATCACCATGATGAACCATCCAGCTGACGCCTGGAAGGAGGGTCAATTCAAAGATATTGTCACCAAG GTGGCGAATGTAGAGCTGTACTACAAGGCCATCCAGTTTTATCTGGAGTTCAAGCCGTTGTTACTGAACGACCTGCTCATCGTGCTCTCTCCCCGGTTGGACCACACCCGGGCCGTGAACTTCTTCAGCAAG ATGAAGCAGCTGCCTCTCGTTAAAACGTACCTGCGGTCGGTCCAGAATCACAACAACAAGGCAGTAAATGAGGCACTCAACAACCTCTTCATTAATGAGGAAGACTACGCG GCTTTGCGAACATCCATCGACGCGTATGATAACTTCGACAACATCTCACTGGCTCAGAGCCTGGAGAAGCACGAACTGATCGAATTCAGGAGGATTGCTGCTTATCTTTTCAAGGGCAACAACCGCTGGAAGCAGAGCGTTGAGCTCTGCAAGAAGGACAAGCTCTACAAG GACGCCATGCAGTATGCATCAGAGTCCAAAGACACGGAGCTGGCCGAGGAGCTTCTGGCCTGGTTCCTGAACGAAGACAAAAAGGAGTGTTTCGCCGCATGCCTGTTCACCTGCTATGACCTGCTGCGGCCAGACGTGGTGCTGGAAACCGCCTGGCGACACAACATCATGGACTTCTCCATGCCATACTTCATCCAGGTCATGAGGGAGTATCTATCTAAG GTGGACAAACTCGAAGCCTCTGAGTCTCTGAGGAAACAGGAGGAGCAGGCCACGGAATCTCAACCCATTGTTTACG gCACACCGCAGCTGATGCTAACAGCAGGGCCCAACATGGCCGTGCCTCCTCAGCAGGCGTATGGCTACGGCTACACGGGGGCACCAGCCTACGGCCAGCCGCCACAGCCCAGCTTTGGTTACGGCATGTGA